Genomic window (Aethina tumida isolate Nest 87 chromosome 4, icAetTumi1.1, whole genome shotgun sequence):
AACCAAGCAATATCACTAGGATTTTTGGGTAACATGTCAACTTTAAATAGAGCACTGGTTACAAAGTTTgggtatttcaaatttatatagcaTCGGTTAAATTGTTCTAAAGTTCTCAAAATCCCGTTGATTGATTAAGTTCAGTATAGTaattctaaaacaaattttgttggCACAAGtgctcaaattttatttaaaaatggcacTGAATAGATTTACtgtactaaaattaaacagaaGATTCATGAGAAAttcttaaaagttatttatataaattaatactaaagcttgtaatatatattttgcagaaacagtttttataacattaacaacatataataaataaaacttgtatataaataacactgatataaacataatatatttatatgatatggtttaatgataaatgattttaaagcgTTTTAAATTGAAGGAAAATAAGGGAATATGTACTATTCTTTTAAATCCAatgatattcaaaaaattcgagaaaaaactataaaatatattataattcaaatattttatttatgttgttttaattttattattgttttagcGTTGGGAAAAGACGATGTAATTGTGAATGCGATTTTGCAATACCATTAAAAGTATACATTAgatgtaaattattacacaACCACTAAATCCTTAATATAggtaaacatttaaacaatttagttaTATGTATTTCTGTAAAATTCACAGACAaagttgtataattttataaagcaataaaatgaatatagatAGATATTTGAATAGCATTGACTGAATAGacttacaaaatttcaatttcacagAAAACCCAATTTCTTACCGCTGTCCCAAATCGAAAACGTTTTGCAATAGCAGtacaatttcaaatggaaATCGGTAATGCAAGCACTCTGTTTCCCGTACAAATTGAGCCTGCTAATTGTTCCCAATACTTCAAATTTCTTATTCTTTAACGCCCTCACGGTGGTTTCGAAGACGCCACCACCAGGTGCGGTCTTCAAGGTGATCATATAGTCGAACACTTTGTGATCATCCAACGAGATATGATCGCCGTGAGTCAAGGCTCTGGCGTTGATCACTTCGTCGAGCGCTAAATCTGCACAATCGCCGTGGCCTTGCAGTAATTTGTTCATGTAAGCAACCGCGTAGCTGCTAGCTTCAACCACCATGCTGCTGTTCTTGTCGATCTCTAAACTGCTCTGGCAGGTGCACCAATGTGTCTGGATGGCTGCCGACTGGCACGTTCTGTCGCCTGGAATTTCGCTGAATAAACTTATGCCTCTGTTATTGGAGTCGTTCCTGTTGTGCAGTACGGTGTCGGTGAGATCGAACGGGTTGAGGAGGTCTTTCAGAGTCTCGTGCAGGTCGAAAGGTGTGGTCAATCTGTGGACGTTTTCCTTTAGGTTGTTATAGGCTTGGGCGAACTCCTTTTTGTATTGATCCGGCAGTCGGACGTACAAGAAAGGCAGTCGTTCCTCCATTCGGCCCATGAAGGTTTGGCGGATGCCGCCCCACCTTATGCCGTGGTCGCTCATGAAGAACAACGCTGTATTGTCCAAGTAGCcgtttttctttagatccttaaAAAACTCCAAATAAATTTGGTCGCCTATGCTAGGTTTATTAAGATAGTCGTGCGACAGACTAGCACCCCAATAGAAGGCAAAGTATGGTGTGTCCTCCATGTGAAACCTCGACGTAAGTCTTGTTATGTACTTCAGTAAGTCTTTGTAAATATCCCTAGCACCAATGCATTCGTCCACGTTTAGGTTGTGCGAATTGCCTATCTGACCCTCTGCGAACTTGTTGAAGTACCCGTAAGCGTAATCAGTGGGCTGATTAATGAATCCCTGTCTGACGTAATTGAAAATTCCCATCCACGCGGCGTCCTCACCGAACGACGTCATGAACCCCTTCTCCTTGTACAAATCCCACAGATACGTGCAGTTGTCGAAGTGACCGCCCTTCTTCCAGCACGTGCTCCCCAGCTCGTCCTCAAACAAACCGGTCAGCACCGGGATGAGATTCGGGAACGTGTTGTCGCCGACCTTGTTATAACCCAGCAGTTCGACGGCGTCGATCTCCTTGAGGTAACCCACAGTTTTGGGCATTTGCCTGTGCAAATTCAGCCTGGAGACCGCGTCCAAACCGACGATGAGCACGTTCAAAGGGCGCCGTGCGACGGGTCTGCGTTGGGTGGCGTTCACCTTCGACGGAACGAACCAGAAGACGTCTTTGTAGATCCGCGTCTCGTTCACGTAACATTTTACCATTACGTATTCGTCCGTGATGTTCACCGATTCGCCGAAGCTGATGCACGAGGCGTTCACCCTGAATTTGTCGTCGCGCTCGTCGTCGCGGGGCACTTTGCGCTCTACGGCCTGGTAGCAGCACTTTAGCTCGCCCGGATCGGTCACGTTGTAAAAAGGCAACGAGGAATTTAGCAAAAATAATGATGTAAAATTGGACTCATATAAAGCCGGTATACCTGCAACATAAAACGTTTTAACCGGTATCTGATGGATTAAATTCGGATGTAACCTTTATTGCAAACAGGTGGgtcatatttttcaatgaacttGATTATTGTCTTGTCCATGGGGTCCATGTAAGGTATCCTGCATCCCTTGGTCTTGACCAGGAATCCCTTTAAGGATTCCTTGGTCTGAAACCTGTGATTAGGTGCCGGTGCATTTGTAATTGTATAGTATTCTTCTATTTGGAAGACGTCTAGAAAGTAGAGCAGTCCAACGAAAAACCCCAACATCCATAGTGTCAAAGTCCATCGTAGTTCATTGCTGTCCATTCCATTCGTGAAGACACTGCGTACATAGTCAAATACATTCTTTTTGTGGCGTTTAGGTTTTTTGGGAATCTTATGATGTGACATTTTACTTGAcacttatataataaataataaaaaataaagaattaattga
Coding sequences:
- the LOC109599737 gene encoding uncharacterized protein LOC109599737 isoform X3, translating into MDSNELRWTLTLWMLGFFVGLLYFLDVFQIEEYYTITNAPAPNHRFQTKESLKGFLVKTKGCRIPYMDPMDKTIIKFIEKYDPPVCNKGIPALYESNFTSLFLLNSSLPFYNVTDPGELKCCYQAVERKVPRDDERDDKFRVNASCISFGESVNITDEYVMVKCYVNETRIYKDVFWFVPSKVNATQRRPVARRPLNVLIVGLDAVSRLNLHRQMPKTVGYLKEIDAVELLGYNKVGDNTFPNLIPVLTGLFEDELGSTCWKKGGHFDNCTYLWDLYKEKGFMTSFGEDAAWMGIFNYVRQGFINQPTDYAYGYFNKFAEGQIGNSHNLNVDECIGARDIYKDLLKYITRLTSRFHMEDTPYFAFYWGASLSHDYLNKPSIGDQIYLEFFKDLKKNGYLDNTALFFMSDHGIRWGGIRQTFMGRMEERLPFLYVRLPDQYKKEFAQAYNNLKENVHRLTTPFDLHETLKDLLNPFDLTDTVLHNRNDSNNRGISLFSEIPGDRTCQSAAIQTHWCTCQSSLEIDKNSSMVVEASSYAVAYMNKLLQGHGDCADLALDEVINARALTHGDHISLDDHKVFDYMITLKTAPGGGVFETTVRALKNKKFEVLGTISRLNLYGKQSACITDFHLKLYCYCKTFSIWDSGKKLGFL
- the LOC109599737 gene encoding uncharacterized protein LOC109599737 isoform X1, with amino-acid sequence MKCKCCKNVFTNGMDSNELRWTLTLWMLGFFVGLLYFLDVFQIEEYYTITNAPAPNHRFQTKESLKGFLVKTKGCRIPYMDPMDKTIIKFIEKYDPPVCNKGIPALYESNFTSLFLLNSSLPFYNVTDPGELKCCYQAVERKVPRDDERDDKFRVNASCISFGESVNITDEYVMVKCYVNETRIYKDVFWFVPSKVNATQRRPVARRPLNVLIVGLDAVSRLNLHRQMPKTVGYLKEIDAVELLGYNKVGDNTFPNLIPVLTGLFEDELGSTCWKKGGHFDNCTYLWDLYKEKGFMTSFGEDAAWMGIFNYVRQGFINQPTDYAYGYFNKFAEGQIGNSHNLNVDECIGARDIYKDLLKYITRLTSRFHMEDTPYFAFYWGASLSHDYLNKPSIGDQIYLEFFKDLKKNGYLDNTALFFMSDHGIRWGGIRQTFMGRMEERLPFLYVRLPDQYKKEFAQAYNNLKENVHRLTTPFDLHETLKDLLNPFDLTDTVLHNRNDSNNRGISLFSEIPGDRTCQSAAIQTHWCTCQSSLEIDKNSSMVVEASSYAVAYMNKLLQGHGDCADLALDEVINARALTHGDHISLDDHKVFDYMITLKTAPGGGVFETTVRALKNKKFEVLGTISRLNLYGKQSACITDFHLKLYCYCKTFSIWDSGKKLGFL
- the LOC109599737 gene encoding uncharacterized protein LOC109599737 isoform X2 — translated: MWEKIKNVFTNGMDSNELRWTLTLWMLGFFVGLLYFLDVFQIEEYYTITNAPAPNHRFQTKESLKGFLVKTKGCRIPYMDPMDKTIIKFIEKYDPPVCNKGIPALYESNFTSLFLLNSSLPFYNVTDPGELKCCYQAVERKVPRDDERDDKFRVNASCISFGESVNITDEYVMVKCYVNETRIYKDVFWFVPSKVNATQRRPVARRPLNVLIVGLDAVSRLNLHRQMPKTVGYLKEIDAVELLGYNKVGDNTFPNLIPVLTGLFEDELGSTCWKKGGHFDNCTYLWDLYKEKGFMTSFGEDAAWMGIFNYVRQGFINQPTDYAYGYFNKFAEGQIGNSHNLNVDECIGARDIYKDLLKYITRLTSRFHMEDTPYFAFYWGASLSHDYLNKPSIGDQIYLEFFKDLKKNGYLDNTALFFMSDHGIRWGGIRQTFMGRMEERLPFLYVRLPDQYKKEFAQAYNNLKENVHRLTTPFDLHETLKDLLNPFDLTDTVLHNRNDSNNRGISLFSEIPGDRTCQSAAIQTHWCTCQSSLEIDKNSSMVVEASSYAVAYMNKLLQGHGDCADLALDEVINARALTHGDHISLDDHKVFDYMITLKTAPGGGVFETTVRALKNKKFEVLGTISRLNLYGKQSACITDFHLKLYCYCKTFSIWDSGKKLGFL